In Streptomyces sp. P9-A4, the genomic window CACGCCGGGGTCCAGGAGGTGGAAGTCGTCGTCCACAAGCCGGACGCGCCCATCACCGTGCCCTTCGACGACGTGACCGTCACGATCACCCGGAGCCGACGATGAAACCGACGCAGAGCGACCCCACCGTCCAGCCCGTACCCGCCTCCGTCGTCGAGACCGTCGACGCGGCCGATGTGACCCTCTCCAACCCCCGCTGGGCCGTCATCGCCCTCGGCGCCAACCTCGGCAACCGCCTGGAGACCCTCCAGGGGGCCGTCGACGCCCTCGCGGACACTCCCGGCCTCCGGGTCAAGGCCGTCTCCCCGGTGTACGAGACGGAGCCCTGGGGCGTCGAGCCCGGCAGTCAGCCGGCCTACTTCAACGCCGTCACGCTGGTGAAGACCACGCTGCCGCCCTCCTCCCTCCTGGAGCGGGCCCACGCCGTCGAGGAGGCCTTCCACCGCGTCCGCGAGGAGCGCTGGGGCGCCCGCACCATCGACGTCGACATCGTCGCGTACGCCGACGTGGTCTCCGCCGACCCCGTCCTCACGCTCCCGCACCCCCGCGCCCACGAGCGCGCCTTCGTGCTCGCTCCCTGGCACGACGTGGACCCCGAGGCCCTGATCCCCGGCCGCGGCGCCGTCACCGACCTCCTCGCCGCTCTCGGGGCCGAAGGCGTCACCCGCCGCGCCGACCTGGAACTCCGTCTGCCCGAGTAGTCGTTACGCTTCGTGGCAGACCGCCCACGAACACGACCGACGAACACGTGAAGGACACCCGGTGAAACAACTGCGGCTGAAGGTGCTCGCCGGACTGTTCCTCGTGGCCGGCATCCTCTCCTGGGGTGCCGCCAAACTCTGGGACTCGGTCGGCACCCTCCCCAGCGTGCCGATCGCCGCGCCCATCGTCCTCGCCGTGATCGCCGTCGTCCTCACCGCGACCGCGCTGTCGATCCGCGCCCGCCTCAAGGCCCAGCGCGAGCGCCGCCCCGGCGCGAAGGGCGTCGAGCCCCTGATGGCGGCCCGCGCGGTGGTCTTCGGCCAGGCGAGCGCCCTGGTGGCCGCCCTGGTCGCCGGCATGTACGGCGGCACGGGTGTCTTCCTCCTGGGCTCCCTGGACGTCCCGGCCCGCCGCGACCAGGCCGTCTACGCGGCCTTCTCGGTAGCGGCAGGCATCGCGGTCATCGCGGCCGCCCTCTTCCTGGAACGCGTCTGCAGGCTGCCGGAGGACGACGACAAGAACCGGGCCCCGGCCGCCTGACCCCTATCGGGCCTCGCGCGCGAGGTGCCCGTTCAGCAGGAAGGTCGGGTACGGGGCGAGCCCGTAGCTGTAGAAGGTGAAGGGCTTGGTGCCGAGGGCGGGGCGGGGGCGGACCTCTTGGATATTGATCCAGGAGGATTCGGGCGGGTCGAGGGGGTGATCTTCGGGGGCGAAGGTGTTGCGGCTCGCCCAGCGGTCCGATACGCAGAGTTGCGAGGCTCCCTTGGCCTTCGGAGTGAACCGGGCCCCGATGATGGAAGCGAGCTCGGCCAGGAAAGGAGCGTTGGCGCTCGCGATCATGCGTCCGTGCCAATGCTTGAGGCGGCAGCCGTCACCCTCGATGTATCCGTCCAGGAAGCCCTCGAACGTATCGCCGTCTCTTAGAACCACCCGAGGGAATCGCTGCCGCATGTGGTGGGCATCCCCACCCACGTAGTGACGCAAAGCGTCCGAGAGGTACGACGACACCACCCGTACCCGGAAACCCGGCAGGTCCCGCTTCAGATAGCCGGATGGACGGGTCACCGCCTCAAGCCGTGCCGGAAGACCCGTACAGGCCGTCAGCGCGGTCGCGTAGCGGGCCGCGAAGGCCTCCTCGTTCACGACCCGCGAGACGTAGTTCTTGCCCACGGTCCCGTCGGCGCACGTGGCTCCCACGAAGTAGCCGAACTCGTACCCCGACTTGATCGTCAGTCGCTCCCGGCACAGCTTCCGCGCATACGTCCAGGCAACCGTCGTCCCCGCCGCGTCCGCAGCGTGCGTCCACCCGTCCGGTGTCGCCAGCAGCAGATCCGGGCTGGCGGTGAAGGTCATGTGGTCCGTGACCACGTCCATGGCGGCACGCGCCTTCGCCGCCGTCACGTCCACGACCGTCGTCTGCACCGTCCGGTCGCCGTCCAGGGTCCACATCGTGCTGCCCAGCACCACGTTCTTGGCCTGCGCGCACCCGTCCACCAGGTTGACCAGCATCTTGCTGGTCGGTCCGTACCCCATACCGCCCCCTTGATCAGCGATCGACTCCGCTGATCGAGGACGGTATGGAGCAAGGCGGACAGCCCGCCACTAACGAGCCAGTATCAGAGACATGGCCTCGGCGCGCGTAGTAGCGTCACGAAGTTGCCCACGTACCGCCGAGGTGGTCGTCTTGGCGCCCGGCTTGCGGATGCCGCGTACCGACATGCACATGTGCTCGGCCTCGATGACGACGATCGCGCCGCGCGCCTCGAGGATCCTCATCAGCGAATCGGCGATCTGGGTCGTCAGGCGTTCCTGGACCTGCGGACGCCGCGCGAAGACATCGACGAGCCGGGCCAGCTTCGAGAGCCCCGTGATCTTGCCGCTCTCCGCCGGGATGTAGCCCACATGGGCGACACCGTGAAACGGGAGCAAATGATGTTCACAGAAGCTAACGAGCTCGATGTCCTTCACGAGGACCATTTCATCGTGACCGATGTCAAACGTCGTGGTCAGAACGTCTTCGGGTTCCTGCCTCATTCCGGCCAACAGTTCCCTGTATGCACGCGCAACGCGGGCAGGGGTCTGCAGCAAACCCTCGCGGTCCGGGTCCTCGCCGACCGCGATGAGGAGCTCGCGTACGGCCGCCTCGGCGCGCTTCTCGTCGAAATCGCCGATCTTGCCCTCGCCGTCCAGCGTCACCGGGTCGGTCATCTCTGTGCCTCGTTCCGTCTGGCTGATGTGCGCGAAATGCCGCGCCCCCACAGGCTAAAACCTGTGGGGGCGCGGCAGCCATTCCGGGGTCCTGCGGTCAGTCCTCGGGGGTGTCCACCGGGGCGATGTCGATGCCCTTCGTGGTGTCGACCGGGGCTGCCGAGCCGTTCGCGCTGTTCGTCAGTGCGAGCTCCTTGGGGGAGAGCACCGGCGGACGCGTGGACGGCGTACGGCGGGAGGAGCCGGTCCAGGCCGGGCGGGCCGGGCGCCGGACGATGGGGGTGAAGATCTCGGCGATCTCCTCCTTGCCCAGCGTCTCCTTCTCCAGCAGGGCGAGGACCAGGTTGTCGAGGACGTCACGGTTCTCGACGAGGATCTCCCAGGCCTCGTTGTGCGCGGTCTCGATGAGCTTCTTGACCTCTTCGTCGACCAGCGCGGCGACCTCTTCCGAGTAGTCGCGCGGGTGCGACATCTCGCGCCCGAGGAACGGCTCGGTGTTGTCGCCGCCGAACTTGATGGCGCCCAGACGCTCGGTCATGCCGTACTGGGTGACCATCGCGCGGGCCGTGGCCGTGGCCTTCTCGATGTCGTTGGCGGCGCCGGTGGTCGGGTCGTGGAAGACCAGTTCCTCCGCCGCACGGCCGCCCAGCATGTAGGCCAGCTGGTCGAGCATCTCGTTGCGGGTGGTCGAGTACTTGTCCTCGTCCGGCAGGACCATCGTGTAGCCCAGGGCGCGGCCCCGGGACAGGATGGTGATCTTGTGGACGGGGTCGGCGTTCGGTGAGGCCGCCGCGACCAGGGCGTGGCCGCCCTCGTGGTACGCGGTGATCTTCTTCTCCTTGTCCGACATGATCCGGGTCCGCTTCTGCGGGCCCGCGACCACACGGTCGATCGCCTCGTCGAGCGCGTGGTTGTCGATCAGCTTCTGATCGCCGCGCGCGGTGAGGAGCGCCGCCTCGTTGAGGACGTTGGAGAGGTCCGCTCCGGTGAAGCCGGGGGTGCGTCGGGCGACGGCGCCGAGGTCGACGTCCGGGGCGACCGGCTTGCCCTTCTGGTGGACCTTGAGGATCTCCAGTCGGCCCAGCATGTCCGGCCGGTCGACGGCGATCTGCCGGTCGAACCGTCCGGGACGGAGCAGCGCCGGGTCGAGGATGTCGGGCCGGTTCGTGGCGGCGATCAGGATGACGCCGCCCTTCACGTCGAAGCCGTCCATCTCGACGAGGAGCTGGTTGAGGGTCTGCTCGCGCTCGTCGTGACCGCCGCCGAGGCCGGCGCCGCGGTGGCGTCCGACGGCGTCGATCTCGTCGACGAAGACGATGGCGGGCGCGTTGGCCTTGGCCTGCTCGAAGAGGTCGCGGACCCGGGAGGCGCCGACGCCGACGAACATCTCGACGAAGTCGGAGCCGGAGATCGAGTAGAAGGGGACCCCGGCCTCGCCGGCGACGGCGCGCGCGAGGAGCGTCTTGCCGGTTCCGGGCGGACCGTAGAGCAGGACGCCCTTGGGGATCTTGGCGCCGACGGCCTGGAACTTGGCGGGCTCCTGGAGGAATTCCTTGATCTCGTGGAGTTCCTCGACGGCCTCGTCCGCACCCGCGACGTCGGCGAACGTGGTCTTCGGCGTGTCCTTGGTGATGAGCTTCGCCTTGGACTTGCCGAACTGCATGACGCGCGAGCCGCCGCCCTGCATCTGGTTCATCAGGAACAGGAAGACGACCACGATGAGGACGAAGGGGAGGAGCGAGAGCAGGATCGAGACGAAGGGCGACTGCTTCGTCGGGGAGACGGTGTAGCCCTTCTCGATCTGCCCGGCCTCGAACTTCTGCTGCAGCTTGTCGGCCAGGTCGGCGCCCTGGGTGCCGATGTAGCTGGCCTGGACCTTGCTGCTGTTGTCGATCTTCTGGCCGTCGACGAGTTCGATCTTGACGATCTGCTCGTCACCGGTGGTGACCTTTGCCTGCTTGACCTGGTTCTTGTCGATCGCCTGGACGACCTTGCCGGTGTCCACCGTCTTGTAGCCCTCGGACGAGCCGACGACCTGCATCAGCACGACCACGGCGAGGACGGCCAGCACGATCCACATGACCGGCCCACGGAAGTATCGCTTCACGTCCATCCATACGGAGCGAGAACGCCCCGTCCCTCCTGCCCGTAGGAAAATGCTGCTGTGAGAGCTGCTGTGTGAAAAAGCTGTTCTTCGGACGGTACCTCAGCATCGTCGCCCGCGACCGCCTTCCCGTGGTTCAACGGAGGGAAGGCGGTACGGGTTCCCCATGACGAGGCGACTGTCAGCCGCCGTACACGTGCGGGGCGAGCGTGCCGACGAACGGAAGGTTCCGGTACTTCTCGGCGTAGTCGAGGCCGTAGCCCACGACGAACTCGTTGGGGATGTCGAAACCGATCCACTTGACGTCGATCGCGACCTTCGCCGCCTCGGGCTTGCGCAGGAGCGTGCACACCTCCAGGGAGGCGGGCTCGCGCGAGCCGAGGTTCGACAGCAGCCAGGACAGGGTCAGGCCGGAGTCGATGATGTCCTCGACGATCAGGACGTGCTTGCCCTTGATGTCGGTGTCGAGGTCCTTGAGGATCCTGACGACGCCCGAGGACTGGGTGCCGGCGCCGTAGGAGGAGACGGCCATCCAGTCCATGGTGACGGGGGTGGAAAGGGCGCGAGCCAGATCCGCCATCACCATCACCGCGCCCTTGAGGACGCCGACGATGAGCAGGTCCCTGCCCGCGTATTCCGCGTCGATCTTCGCGGCCAGCTCTGCCAGCTTGGCGTCGATCTCTTCCTTGGTGATGAGCACCGACTGGAGGTCGGTGCCCATGTCCTTCTCGTTCACCCGGGTCACTTTCGTTGCAGCGTGCGTCAGCCTTGCCGGATGACCAGTCTGCCACCCTGACGACGGGCTTCGACGCGGCCGGGCAGGTTGATGGCCCCCTGGCCGCGCCATCCGGTGATGAGCCGGTCGACTTCCTCGATGTGCCGGGCGAAGAGGGAGCCGGCGGGGGCACCCTCGGCGATCACGGCGCGGCGCAGGACGCGGCGGCGTACGGCGGTGGGCAGCCCGTGGAGCTTGGCGCATTCGAGGGCGCCCGCCTCGTCGCGTACGGAGGTCTCGGCGTCGGCGGCCCAGGTGTCGAGCGCGTCGGCGTCGTCGCGGGAGAGCTGGGCCGTTCGGGCGAGGGCTTCGACGACGCCCTTGCCGAGGGCCTTCTCCAGTGCGGGGAGGCCTTCGTGGCGAAGCCGGGAGCGGGTGTAGGCGGGGTCGGTGTTGTGGGGGTCGTCCCAGACGGCGAGTTCCTGGGCGACGCAGGCCTTGCGAACGGTCTGGCGGTCGAGCCGGAGGAAGGGGCGGCGGTAGCGGCCGGCGGCGCCGGAGACGGCGGCCATGCCGGAGAGCGAGCGGATGCCGGAGCCGCGGGCGAGGCCGAGGAGGACGGTCTCGGCCTGGTCGTCGCGGGTGTGGCCGAGGAGGATCGCGGCGGCTCCGTGGCGCTCGGCGGCGGCGTCCAGCGCCGCGTACCTGGCGTCGCGGGCGGCGGCCTCGGGGCCTCCCTCGCGGCCGACGGTGACGGCGACGGCCTCGACGGGGGTGAGGCCGAGGGCGGTCATGCGTCCGGCGACCTCGCGGGCGCGGGTGTCGGAGCCGTGCTGGAGTCCGTGGTCGACGGTGATGCCGCCGGCGCGCACGGGGAGTTTGCGGGCCTCGAAGGCGAGGGCGGAGGCGAGCGCCATGGAGTCGGCGCCTCCGGAGCAGGCGACGAGAACGAGGGGGGTTCCGTCGTCCGCCGTGGCGGGGTCGGTCTGGTGCTCGGTGAGAACGTCGTGGAGTACGCGGCGGACCGCCAGGCGTATCGCCGCGACCGCAGGATGGGGACCCATGTCCGGTGCCCTTCGTGATGGGGGTGGGGTGCCTCGGTCGGAGTCTTAACGGTCGGAAAGGGGCTCAGTCACTCAGAGTGCGTCGATGGTGACAGAAACCCGGCCGTTACCCGAGCATTGCACGCCTCACCCCATGTCCAGGGTCCCTCGGATGGGTGATTGGTGGGGTGTCGCGACGTGTTCGTGTGCCGTCCGTCGCACCCGTCTCACGAGTCTGCCTTACGGTGCACCCTCGCGATCCAGTCGGCGGGGGCGGCGATCTCGGTCTTGGTGGGGAGCGTGTTGGGCGAGGTCCAGACGCGGTTGAAGCCGTCCATGCCGACCTCGTCGACGACGGCGCGGACGAAGCGTTCGCCGTCGCGGTACTGACGGAGCTTGGCGTCGAGGCCGAGGAGTTTGCGCAGGGCGAGGTCGAGGCGGGAGGCGCCCCGGGCCCGGCGCTCCTTGAACTTCTCGCGGATCTCGGCGACGGAGGGGACGACCTCGGGTCCGACGCCGTCCATGACGTAGTCGGCGTGGCCTTCGAGGAGGGACATGACGGCGGTGAGGCGGCCGAGGATCTCGCGCTGCTCGGGGGTCTGGACGAGTTCG contains:
- the hpt gene encoding hypoxanthine phosphoribosyltransferase, with amino-acid sequence MGTDLQSVLITKEEIDAKLAELAAKIDAEYAGRDLLIVGVLKGAVMVMADLARALSTPVTMDWMAVSSYGAGTQSSGVVRILKDLDTDIKGKHVLIVEDIIDSGLTLSWLLSNLGSREPASLEVCTLLRKPEAAKVAIDVKWIGFDIPNEFVVGYGLDYAEKYRNLPFVGTLAPHVYGG
- the tilS gene encoding tRNA lysidine(34) synthetase TilS, translating into MGPHPAVAAIRLAVRRVLHDVLTEHQTDPATADDGTPLVLVACSGGADSMALASALAFEARKLPVRAGGITVDHGLQHGSDTRAREVAGRMTALGLTPVEAVAVTVGREGGPEAAARDARYAALDAAAERHGAAAILLGHTRDDQAETVLLGLARGSGIRSLSGMAAVSGAAGRYRRPFLRLDRQTVRKACVAQELAVWDDPHNTDPAYTRSRLRHEGLPALEKALGKGVVEALARTAQLSRDDADALDTWAADAETSVRDEAGALECAKLHGLPTAVRRRVLRRAVIAEGAPAGSLFARHIEEVDRLITGWRGQGAINLPGRVEARRQGGRLVIRQG
- a CDS encoding DUF3180 domain-containing protein; amino-acid sequence: MKQLRLKVLAGLFLVAGILSWGAAKLWDSVGTLPSVPIAAPIVLAVIAVVLTATALSIRARLKAQRERRPGAKGVEPLMAARAVVFGQASALVAALVAGMYGGTGVFLLGSLDVPARRDQAVYAAFSVAAGIAVIAAALFLERVCRLPEDDDKNRAPAA
- the folE gene encoding GTP cyclohydrolase I FolE; the encoded protein is MTDPVTLDGEGKIGDFDEKRAEAAVRELLIAVGEDPDREGLLQTPARVARAYRELLAGMRQEPEDVLTTTFDIGHDEMVLVKDIELVSFCEHHLLPFHGVAHVGYIPAESGKITGLSKLARLVDVFARRPQVQERLTTQIADSLMRILEARGAIVVIEAEHMCMSVRGIRKPGAKTTTSAVRGQLRDATTRAEAMSLILAR
- the folK gene encoding 2-amino-4-hydroxy-6-hydroxymethyldihydropteridine diphosphokinase, producing MKPTQSDPTVQPVPASVVETVDAADVTLSNPRWAVIALGANLGNRLETLQGAVDALADTPGLRVKAVSPVYETEPWGVEPGSQPAYFNAVTLVKTTLPPSSLLERAHAVEEAFHRVREERWGARTIDVDIVAYADVVSADPVLTLPHPRAHERAFVLAPWHDVDPEALIPGRGAVTDLLAALGAEGVTRRADLELRLPE
- the ftsH gene encoding ATP-dependent zinc metalloprotease FtsH, producing the protein MDVKRYFRGPVMWIVLAVLAVVVLMQVVGSSEGYKTVDTGKVVQAIDKNQVKQAKVTTGDEQIVKIELVDGQKIDNSSKVQASYIGTQGADLADKLQQKFEAGQIEKGYTVSPTKQSPFVSILLSLLPFVLIVVVFLFLMNQMQGGGSRVMQFGKSKAKLITKDTPKTTFADVAGADEAVEELHEIKEFLQEPAKFQAVGAKIPKGVLLYGPPGTGKTLLARAVAGEAGVPFYSISGSDFVEMFVGVGASRVRDLFEQAKANAPAIVFVDEIDAVGRHRGAGLGGGHDEREQTLNQLLVEMDGFDVKGGVILIAATNRPDILDPALLRPGRFDRQIAVDRPDMLGRLEILKVHQKGKPVAPDVDLGAVARRTPGFTGADLSNVLNEAALLTARGDQKLIDNHALDEAIDRVVAGPQKRTRIMSDKEKKITAYHEGGHALVAAASPNADPVHKITILSRGRALGYTMVLPDEDKYSTTRNEMLDQLAYMLGGRAAEELVFHDPTTGAANDIEKATATARAMVTQYGMTERLGAIKFGGDNTEPFLGREMSHPRDYSEEVAALVDEEVKKLIETAHNEAWEILVENRDVLDNLVLALLEKETLGKEEIAEIFTPIVRRPARPAWTGSSRRTPSTRPPVLSPKELALTNSANGSAAPVDTTKGIDIAPVDTPED